A single Vanacampus margaritifer isolate UIUO_Vmar chromosome 7, RoL_Vmar_1.0, whole genome shotgun sequence DNA region contains:
- the npb gene encoding neuropeptide B has product MERSLRFALVCVGVSLLISCHSVQAWYKQSTGPTYYSVGRASGLLSGIRRSPYVRRSESQETMDSGETVGANAAAETGRQVSLLKSMAICVKDISPNLKSCELLRDGSGTFQCKADVFLTLDSLDCLSA; this is encoded by the exons ATGGAAAGGTCTCTCAGGTTTGCTTTGGTGTGCGTTGGGGTGTCCCTGCTCATCTCGTGTCATTCCGTCCAAGCCTGGTACAAGCAGTCCACCGGTCCCACTTACTACTCTGTGGGTCGCGCCTCCGGTTTGCTCTCCGGAATCCGGAGGTCGCCTTATGTGCGCAGGTCCGAGTCCCAAGAAACGATGGACAGCGGAGAGACGGTCGGCGCCAACGCGGCCGCGGAGACTGGCAGGCAGGTCTCCTTGCTCAAAAGTATG GCTATTTGCGTGAAGGACATCTCCCCAAACCTGAAGAGCTGCGAGTTGCTGCGAGATGGCAGCGGCACCTTCCAGTGCAAAGCGGACGTCTTCCTCACCTTGGACTCGCTAGACTGCCTGTCCGCATGA